In Streptomyces chartreusis NRRL 3882, the following are encoded in one genomic region:
- the sdhA gene encoding succinate dehydrogenase flavoprotein subunit: protein MKIHKYDTVIVGAGGAGMRAAIESTKRSRTAVLTKLYPTRSHTGAAQGGMAAALANVEEDNWEWHTFDTVKGGDYLVDQDAAEILAKEAIDSVLDLEKMGLPFNRTPNGTIDQRRFGGHSRNHGEAPVRRSCYAADRTGHMILQTLYQNCVKEGVEFYNEFYVLDQLITEVDGVKRSAGVVAYELATGEIHVFQAKAVIYASGGCGKFFKVTSNAHTLTGDGQAAVYRRGIPLEDMEFFQFHPTGIWRMGILLTEGARGEGGILRNKDGERFMEKYAPVMKDLASRDVVSRSIYTEIREGRGCGPEGDHVYLDLTHLPPEQLDAKLPDITEFARTYLGIEPYTDPIPIQPTAHYAMGGIPTNVEGEVLADNTTVVPGLYAAGEVACVSVHGANRLGTNSLLDINVFGKRAGIAAAEYSQTADFVELPENPAEFVMEQVERLRDSTGTERVTTLRRELQETMDANVMVFRTEQTIKTAVEKIAELRERYKNVSIQDKGKRFNTDLLEAIELGNLLDLAEVMAVSALARKESRGGHYREDYPNRDDVNFMRHTMAYREVGADGSETVRLDYKPVVQTRYQPMERKY from the coding sequence ATGAAGATCCACAAGTACGACACCGTCATCGTCGGCGCCGGTGGCGCCGGTATGCGCGCCGCCATCGAGTCGACGAAGCGCAGCCGCACCGCCGTGCTCACCAAGCTCTACCCCACCCGCTCCCACACGGGCGCCGCGCAGGGCGGCATGGCCGCCGCGCTGGCCAACGTGGAGGAGGACAACTGGGAGTGGCACACCTTCGACACGGTCAAGGGCGGTGACTACCTGGTCGACCAGGACGCCGCCGAGATCCTGGCGAAGGAGGCCATCGACTCCGTCCTCGACCTGGAGAAGATGGGCCTGCCGTTCAACCGCACTCCGAACGGCACCATCGACCAGCGCCGCTTCGGCGGTCACAGCCGGAACCACGGCGAGGCCCCGGTCCGCCGCTCCTGCTACGCGGCCGACCGCACCGGCCACATGATCCTCCAGACGCTGTACCAGAACTGCGTCAAGGAGGGCGTGGAGTTCTACAACGAGTTCTACGTCCTGGACCAGCTGATCACCGAGGTCGACGGCGTGAAGCGCTCGGCCGGTGTGGTGGCCTACGAGCTCGCCACCGGCGAGATCCACGTCTTCCAGGCGAAGGCCGTGATCTACGCGTCCGGCGGCTGCGGCAAGTTCTTCAAGGTGACGTCAAACGCGCACACGCTGACCGGTGACGGCCAGGCGGCCGTCTACCGCCGGGGCATCCCGCTGGAGGACATGGAGTTCTTCCAGTTCCACCCGACCGGCATCTGGCGCATGGGCATCCTCCTGACGGAGGGCGCCCGCGGTGAGGGCGGCATCCTCCGCAACAAGGACGGCGAGCGCTTCATGGAGAAGTACGCGCCGGTCATGAAGGACCTGGCGTCCCGTGACGTCGTGTCCCGCTCCATCTACACGGAGATCCGGGAAGGCCGCGGCTGCGGCCCCGAGGGCGACCACGTCTACCTCGACCTCACCCACCTCCCGCCGGAGCAGCTGGACGCCAAGCTGCCCGACATCACGGAGTTCGCGCGGACGTACCTCGGCATCGAGCCGTACACGGACCCGATCCCGATCCAGCCCACCGCGCACTACGCGATGGGCGGCATCCCGACGAACGTCGAGGGTGAGGTCCTGGCGGACAACACCACCGTCGTCCCGGGCCTGTACGCGGCCGGCGAGGTCGCCTGCGTGTCGGTGCACGGCGCGAACCGCCTCGGCACGAACTCGCTCCTGGACATCAACGTCTTCGGCAAGCGGGCCGGCATCGCCGCGGCCGAGTACTCCCAGACGGCGGACTTCGTCGAGCTGCCGGAGAACCCGGCCGAGTTCGTGATGGAGCAGGTGGAGCGGCTGCGTGACTCCACCGGCACCGAGCGCGTGACGACGCTGCGCCGTGAGCTGCAGGAGACCATGGACGCCAACGTCATGGTGTTCCGCACCGAGCAGACCATCAAGACGGCGGTCGAGAAGATCGCGGAGCTGCGCGAGCGCTACAAGAACGTCTCGATCCAGGACAAGGGCAAGCGGTTCAACACGGACCTGCTGGAGGCCATCGAGCTGGGTAACCTGCTCGACCTCGCCGAGGTCATGGCGGTCTCCGCGCTCGCCCGCAAGGAGTCCCGCGGCGGTCACTACCGCGAGGACTACCCGAACCGCGACGACGTCAACTTCATGCGGCACACCATGGCGTACC